The following nucleotide sequence is from Pasteurella multocida.
TGATTGTGATCCATAAGCTTGCTGATGTGCCATTGGATATTATTCTCGGGATTTATTCAGGTGCGGTGACGAATACGCCGTCGTTAGGGGCAGGGCAACAAATTCTTTCTGAATTAGGGCTTACGCAAACCACGTCAACCATGGGGATGGCGTATGCGATGGCTTACCCATTCGGCATCTGTGGGATTTTACTGAGTATGTGGTTAATCCGCCTATTTTTCCGCATTAAAATTGATGATGAAGCGAAAAATTTCCTGAAAGAAAGTGGGCAAGATAAAGAAACCCTTGGTTCGATAAATGTCAGAGTCACCAATCCGAATTTAGATGGGCTACGTTTAGTGGATATTCCCGGGTTTGATGAAAAAAGAGATGTGGTGTGTACGCGTTTAAAACGGGACGAGCATATTAGTGTGCCGCAAGCCAATACGATTATCCAGAAAGGTGACTTGTTACATTTGGTGGGTGAAATTCCTTTATTGCGTAAAATCAAATTGGTGTTAGGTGAAGAAGTCGATGTGCCTTTATCCAGTTTTACTGGGGATTTACGCTCCGATCGTATTGTGGTCACCAATGAAAAAGTTTTAGGCAAGAAAATTCGCGCGTTAGGTATTCATCAGAAATATGGCGTCGTGATTTCACGATTAAACCGAGCAGGGGTTGAGTTGGTGCCGACAGCGAATACCGCATTACAGTTTGGTGATGTGTTACATGTTGTTGGGCGCAGTGAAGTATTAAACCAAGCGGTTTCAATTCTCGGCAATGCGCAACAAAAATTACAACAAGTCCAAATGTTGCCTGTGTTTATTGGGATTGGTTTAGGGGTATTACTGGGTTCCATTCCTTTCCATATTCCCGGTTTTCCAGTGCCGCTTAAGCTCGGTTTAGCCGGTGGACCATTAGTGGTTGCGTTGATTTTGGCGCGTATCGGGAGCATTGGTAAACTGTATTGGTTTATGCCACCTAGCGCTAACTTAGCATTGCGTGAAATTGGGATCGTGTTATTCCTTGCAGTAGTGGGCTTAAAATCCGGAGGAAATTTTGTTGATACTTTAGTTAATGGAAGTGGGCTAGAATGGATGGTGTATGGGATTTTTATCACCTTTGTACCATTGATGAT
It contains:
- a CDS encoding putative transporter, coding for MSDIAITISLLALVAVIGLWIGHWKIRGVGLGIGGVLFGGIIVAHFTNQYGLKLDAHTMHFIQEFGLILFVYTIGIQVGPGFFASLRQSGLKLNGFAALIVLLGSLAVIVIHKLADVPLDIILGIYSGAVTNTPSLGAGQQILSELGLTQTTSTMGMAYAMAYPFGICGILLSMWLIRLFFRIKIDDEAKNFLKESGQDKETLGSINVRVTNPNLDGLRLVDIPGFDEKRDVVCTRLKRDEHISVPQANTIIQKGDLLHLVGEIPLLRKIKLVLGEEVDVPLSSFTGDLRSDRIVVTNEKVLGKKIRALGIHQKYGVVISRLNRAGVELVPTANTALQFGDVLHVVGRSEVLNQAVSILGNAQQKLQQVQMLPVFIGIGLGVLLGSIPFHIPGFPVPLKLGLAGGPLVVALILARIGSIGKLYWFMPPSANLALREIGIVLFLAVVGLKSGGNFVDTLVNGSGLEWMVYGIFITFVPLMIVGIVARLYAKMNYLSLCGLLAGSMTDPPALAFANAIKEESGASALSYATVYPLVMFLRIISPQLLAILLWTLL